The nucleotide sequence TCCGTGCCGCCGAGATCCGACTCCCAATCTCGGTCCCCGCGTCCCAGCCGTTGCACGGCACAGAGGGGTGCCGAATTCCTCCGATCTCCAGTCCACGTCCGAAACAATCGAGACGGCGTCCCACTGCAGGCCGAGTCTCGGACCAGTCGTGCTCCGGCTGCACGAGTGGCATTTTCAGAACGAGTTCGTCGGGAACTCGACTACCGGTGGTGTGGGCCAGCGACGACCGACAGGGGGCGTCGGATCGTGACAGACACGTCAGTCGCTCGTCGACGTGACGGCTTCCGGTTCGGCCTCGGTCCGAAGTTCACGGATGCTGCTGAGGACCACGGCACCGGCGACGAGGAGCGCCGCGCCGACGATGACGACCAAGCTGACCACGTTGAGCACGTCGATCCCGAGGAAGTTCCCGATCTGTCGGATCGCGACAGCGAGGGCACCGAGAAGGAGCATCACGCCGAAGTAGATCTTGATTCCGTCCTCGTCGACGAGGCTCGTCGCGGCGGCGCCCATGCGAGCGCCGAGGGCGCTCCCGGCGAGAAGTGGCGCCACGATGGAGAGATCGACCGCCCCGGACTGCGCGTAGAGGAACGACCCGATGCCGCCGGAGAAGACGATTTCGAAGAGGTCGGTGCCGACGGCGACGGGGACGGGGACGCCGATGGCGTAGAAGAGCGCGGGCATACGGATGAAGCCGCCACCCACGCCCAGGAAGCCGGAGAGCAGGCCAGTGAAGAAGGCGACGAGAAGCACCATCCACAACGAGACGGTGATACCGCCTCGCAGCGAGATCATCGGCGGGATGCGATACGACTGAATCCGCTTCGCGATGTCGGGAATGTCGTGGTCGTCACCGTCGGCGTCCTCGACATCGTGACTGAGGCCACCGTCCCCGTCACGGAGCGCCTCGCGAGTGACGAAGACGCCGATACCGCCCAGCAGGGCAACGTACGCGACGCTCACGACGCTGTCGGCGAGACCGATGTGCTGGAGATACTCCAGCCCGAGTTTCCCGACTTCGATGCCGAGGGTCGTGCCGACGATCATCGACACGCCGAGTTTGTAGTCGACCTGCCCCAGGTCGCGGTGTTTCAGGGTGGCGATGACGCTCGTCCCGAAGACGAAGGCCAGTCCGGACCCGACCGCGACGTTCGGTTCGTACCCCATCACCAGGAGGGCAGGGGTAACGAGGAAGGACCCGCCCATCCCGAAGAAGCCGAACAGGATGCCGATGAGGAGGCCGAAGCCGGCGAACATCCCGAGCAACGCGACGCTGATACCGAGTAGTTCCATCATTTCCCCCGGAGCATTCCGACCACGTACAGTCCTGTGAGTCGTTCGAGTGCCCCGTATCCCAGATAGAGGATCGCGGCCTCGACTAACACGAGACCGACGAGTACGGCGGCCTGTGCGTTCCCCGAGAGCGTCTCGATTCCGAACATCACCGATCACCTCGATTCGATGTGGCGT is from Haloplanus salinarum and encodes:
- a CDS encoding sulfite exporter TauE/SafE family protein, translating into MMELLGISVALLGMFAGFGLLIGILFGFFGMGGSFLVTPALLVMGYEPNVAVGSGLAFVFGTSVIATLKHRDLGQVDYKLGVSMIVGTTLGIEVGKLGLEYLQHIGLADSVVSVAYVALLGGIGVFVTREALRDGDGGLSHDVEDADGDDHDIPDIAKRIQSYRIPPMISLRGGITVSLWMVLLVAFFTGLLSGFLGVGGGFIRMPALFYAIGVPVPVAVGTDLFEIVFSGGIGSFLYAQSGAVDLSIVAPLLAGSALGARMGAAATSLVDEDGIKIYFGVMLLLGALAVAIRQIGNFLGIDVLNVVSLVVIVGAALLVAGAVVLSSIRELRTEAEPEAVTSTSD
- a CDS encoding DUF7512 family protein; its protein translation is MFGIETLSGNAQAAVLVGLVLVEAAILYLGYGALERLTGLYVVGMLRGK